The Oleiphilus messinensis DNA segment GTTTTTGCAGGACAGTATCGTAGTCAGAGCCCAGTAGGAGGTGTCTCAGCTTAATGAACTCTGACTCGTTTTCCTGCTGGCTGGCTCCATCAGACGTTTCCGCCATAGGGGGTCACTTCGATTCGTCAGTTGTTAAATTGGTGGCCATGCTGGAGAGTAATTCTGCAAGGGTTTTGCGATCCGCCTTGTTGCTGGAAAGTTCATGGGAGGTTTTTTCAAGATCTGCTTTTGATTCGTTACGGTACTGGGTTAATTCCCGGGATAATCTATCGGCTTCGTTCTGAAGGGCTTGTTGCAGTTCATCATCATCTCGGCGGGCCTGTTCCTGTGCCTCAGCTAGACGGTGCCGAAGGTCGTCGATGTCCGCAGAAAGATCGTTTTCTCGATCCATTCGCTGCTTGTTCAGTTTTTCGAGGTGGGTGCCAAGGTCATCAAGCTTACTGTTCAGGTCTTTTGATAAGCTGGAGATGGTTCTGTCAAAGTGCTGGGTGAGATCCTCAAAACGCTGCTGTACAACTTTGGCCAACGCGGTGACATCATTGTCGATTCGGCGCACCTGATCCCCGAACAACAGGTCGCGAATGGCGAAGAGTTGGTGGTCGTCGTGGGTCAGCGTGGTGTTTGATACTGGTTTTGTGTCGGGAGCGCTTGCTATGGTTGTTTTGTTATCGTGCTCAGTTGCAGTGTTACCGTCGGGTGAGTCATTGGTTTTAGTCTTGGTTTTCATCTTTCCTCCCTGGCGCACGGTGTGAAAATGCACGAACTGTTTTGACCTCGAAAACCACGTACTCGTTAAATCGTCAGTGCATCAATATATCTATTAATAATGGTATAAAACTGAAAATTGGCAATATTTTGAACAGCAATTGTCCAAATACTGTGACAATTTGCCTGCTTGAACCAAAGAGCAAACTGTTCGTTCGAAATAATTGAGTGGCCGGTCAGCCAGTGGGGCATAGATAGAGAGTTTGCGGCTGTTCAACCTCTGATCGAGGATAGAAAGCCGCAGATTTTATAGTGCAGTCCAACGTTTATTGGCGCTTGCGAACCGCAAATGCCGCAAGGCCAACCACCATCAACAGACCGGTGGCGGGTACCGGGATTTCATTGCTGTTAATCGTGATTGAATCATTACCTATAGTATCGAATACGATTTCAAATCCATTACCATCACTGAATTCTACGTTGCTTAAATTGAACAGACTCATTCCAACATTAATCGCTTCGAATGTCAGGGTTGCCAGGGTAAATGAATCGGCCTGACCATCCAGTTCACCGGCTGTTCCAAAGCTGAATTCTTCAACAAAAATCGCATTTCCGTTATCTGTATGGTCTGCATAAGAAGGGATTACGCCACCAATATCTGTACCGAAGGTGATTCCGACAAAGTCAACAAGAGCGTCGTCAAAATTAACGTCGAGAAGGAAACCATAAACGTCGTCTGATGTAGCGTTTTCAATACTCAGGTTGACATTGAAAGTTGAACCAACGGTCGTTGAGTCTGTGCTTGATGTGACATTTAGAATGGGCGCTGCAGATACCAAGCTGGTGAGCAACATCAGTATTGTGGTTGTGAGTACCGTTTTCATTTTATTGATCCTTTTTGAATGACGGGTTCCCCTGTTTTGGGGTAACCCGTGTGGTCAGTCTGTTGCTAAAGATATTGGTTTCAGGATGATCCGTTTAATTCGACGAGGCGCAATGCTGGTTGCTGCACTGTAATATCAGCAAACGGATATCGAGACCGGTGATTCTGCCATCATCGTTCCAGTCCATCGGGTGGCCCGGTTCAACGTTCGCATTCAGATGTTGACGCAGCAAAAGCATATCGTTGCGGTCAATGTCGCCGTCCTGATCGTAGTCACCCCGTGCAATGGATTGCAGGTTCAGGCCGATGATCAAAGGATCGTGGTCAGAAGAGCGGAAAGGAACGGTGCCATCGAACAGACTGGTATTTCGACCGAAATCGGTATTGTAATCCAGACCATCGGCTTCGTCGGAGTTGATATGCCAGTCTTGGGCATCGTTAACCTGAGTCAGCAGTGAGGCATTTGCGAGGCCATGATCCAGATTCCCCGCCTGGCCATCAAAGACATAGGAGTAGGCATTGCCCGCAGAGTGGAATTCAGTGACCAGATTGGTGTAGCCGCGGTCGATCAGTGCGGTAACCGGACCCTCCATTGCATAGCCATTCAAGTCACCCATGACCAGAAAGTCAGGATCACTGTGCCCGGTCGGGAAGGTTTGCAGCCATGCAGAGAGGGCTTCTGCAGCATAGGTCCGACGCTGGTTCCAGAACCCTTGTCCGTCATTCTGGTCACAGTTCAAATCAGACCCAGGGGCATTCTGACAGGTCTCTGAGTCGGCCAGTCCGGAGTCACCCTTGGATTTGAAATGATTGATTGCAATCGTAAGAGATTCGCCGCTTGCTTTCTCGGTGAAGGTTGTCGCCAGAGTCGCACGGTTGGTGGCATAGCCATTGAACAGCGGTGCGCGGCTTTCCATCCCCAAGGCTTCCAGATCGGAATCATCGAGAATGCTTGGCGTTGAACCTGATGCCAGCTCTACCGTGTCCTTACAGTAGATCATACCGACAGCGATCGCATCGCTACCAATGCGAGCACCGGGATCAACATAGCCGAACTCTGAGCAATTGGTTTCTGTCGCGTTCAACGCTGAGGTCAGTGTCGCGATCGCGCTGCTGGGACCATCCGTGTAATCATTCTCGATTTCCAGCAGGCCGTAGACATCTGCGCCAATCGTGCTCAGTGCAGTCACGGTTTTTTCCAGTTGCCGGTCAAACTCTGCCTGGTTGTCCGCCCCGCGACAGTCGCCGCGGCTGAAGGATGGGTAGCATGCGCCTGCACTGGTATCCAGCGTGTTGAAAAAATTGAGCACGTTGAAGCTGGCAACTTTCAGTGTGCCGCCTACTTCCGGTGCTTCAGATCGTGCATTTTCGGCAACAAAAACCGGTTCTGCAGTTGGCATGATGCGATAGCCTTCGTCTCCTGACCCGCCAGAGCCCCGACTGTAACGAACAACACCCGTAAGACCGGTCACGGTGTCACCCATGCGAAGCGCATTGTCGGTGGTGAGGCCCGGGGCAGGGTAGCGAATCGGGTCTGGATTCTGGTTGCTCAAGCCGTCATCAAGGATCACATTACGTCTTGCAATGTCTTCCAGATGTGTCTGGAAGCCACTCACACTTGGCAAGCTATTCTGAGTGAATTGGAAGAAACGACCGCCCTGAGCCAGGCGTAATTCACCAAAGCGATCCAACTGGTAAAGTTCGGTCACGCTCAGCGATTGCGGGAAGCTGATAAGCATACCTTCATAAGCTTCAAGATTGGCAATCAAATCGCCGTCAGAGTTGGTTATCGTTTCGGTCGCAGGTAACAACAGTGAGGTCGGAGTTACGGTGTTTCCGCTTGATTGTTTCACGACTGAGCCGGACGTAACATTGATTTGCGTTTCACCAAAGTATTCTGCAACAGTACCGGTTACAACCACCTTGTCTCCCACTGCGACATCGACACCGGGTGAAGTTCCATCGAATACATAAATACCTTCGGAGGTCTTGGCATCTGTATCCCAATCTGAAGACTCCTCCTGAAGATAGAAACCGCGCAGGTCGCCCTGACTGCCAAGGCCGCCGGACTGGAAATCACCCACAACAATGGCTTCAACGGTAACGGTTTCGCCCACCAGAGGACTCTCGATCCCCGAACCTTGAATGGCGCTGATCAACACCTCGGATGGGGCAACACAGTTGCTTGATTGATCGCTGTTGAGTGCCCCGGGTGTGCTGCATCGGAACGCGAAGTCAGCATTGTTATCGTTGCTGTCTGTGCCATCTGGTGTTCGTGATAATCCAACGTCGGGAATGCTGTTGCTGTCAAAGCTCTCAGTGCCTGTGCCTTCAACAACATCAACAACCGAACCCTCGTATGAAACCTGATCTACGGTTTCTGCAAGCGTGGTATTCACCAACCGGATTGCATCGGGCGCGCCGTTCTGAATCAGATTGGTATCTGGCGTTACGTCCTGATCACAGTGGTCAACGGTCGATGCATCTGCACACACGACATAGTAATCACCGGCGCTCAGAATAGCATCGTCGAGCACGATAGTGTTGTACAAGCCACCGTTGCTGCCATTGTAAAGTTCGAGGCTATATGCCCCAAGTGCAATGGCTTCGTTCGAAATATTCTTGATCTCGATAAATTCTGCGTTGTCAGTACCCGGTTGGTCATAATCGATTTCATTGATAACCAGAGTCCCCGCCGCGTTTACGGGCCCGTCTGTTGATTCAAATTTTATATTGTCGATGAAGATGTTTTCACTGCTGGAGTTTGTATCTACGCTCACTTTGAGGGTTACTAAATCGAGTAATTCGGCTTGGGCTAATACCTGATCCAGGTTCACTGTAAGCGTTTGCCAGTTCGGGGTGCCGTCGTCTGCTGAGCTGCTCGCTTCGAGCTCCGTATCTACCAGGCTGAGAATAACCTCTTCATTAACACCGTCAGTGAGTGACACAACCAGGCTGTCATCGGCTTCGTATCCGGTGTCGTTTATCCAGTAGTCAAGGGAGAGTGTTCGTTCACCGGTTGCGAATGCTGTGTCAACCGGGTCGAAAACCAGCTCGATGCGGCCATCGGTATCGTTGAATTCAAAGTTGTGCTCTGTGCCCGTACTCACTGCAACGCCTGAAGGACTGACATCGGGTGAGTTTGAACCCGCAAAGCTGCTAACACCGATAAAGTCGCTACTGTCACTGGATACGGTTACCGGACCTGTGCCAATACTGCGGCTATCATACCAGAACGTATTGAAGCCGATTCCTGGGCCACCGAGGTTCATTGCAGACAGGTTAGTCAGCGCATTGCCATCGGTTAGGCTGTCTGTGGTTTGCGTTTGAGTGCTGTCCAGGTTGTTAAAATTCTGCTCAGCTATAATTTGTGCGGATACGATTCCCGAGACCAAGCAGCTGCTAATTGCCGTACTTAGTGCCAGTTTTCTGAACGGTGTTAAACCCCTCATCTCCTAGTGCCCTCCAAGGTTACTAATCTGTGACGAAATGTAATGATATGTATCGCTGGTTGCGTATCTTGATGAGCATTTGTGACGCTGGCGTTAAATATTTATTAAGAATAAGAACGTTGTTGATGGCATATTTCCTTGTTTATGCTGGAGAACCAGCCCTGTCGCAGGCTCCCGGAGAGGTCTAGATAAGGTATTAATAATAAAGTATTTTGCAGAAACTTCAGAATAGATTGTGGTGTATTGAGACATTAAACTGCTGACTGGTCTCAGCCGATTTTGCGAGGGGGGGAAGATGGTTATATCTGTTTGTTGGTGTGGCTCTTGAAACGGGCTGCCACTTAAGCAGCCCGTCTGGTTGAATTTGTATTCCAGTGTTCCAATTGCAGGAGGGCGTAAAAGAGTTCTTTGGATTCGCCACGGAACCAGTTTTCATAGTTGCGTTTGCTGAAGTAGTAAGCTGCGCGCTGTCCCTTGAATTCGACGTAGTGGGCGGTACGCTCCAGAGGCAAGCCGATTATGTTGAGACGACGGGCCAGTCGACCTTCCACAAAACAGTGGGCATGTTGTAACCGGGGTTGGGAAACAAAAAAAGCGGACGCGCTGAGGTAGAGTAACCGGGCAACTTCGATGGGGTAGGTTTTTGAATATTGAGTTGCTGTTTCCGGTGAAATCGCCAATCTGGAATACTCGATATGTTGACCAGAGTGCCAGACTGATGGCCGTTCCTGAGCCGGAAGCAGTTGTTTTTCGGTATAGAAATTTTGCAATGGCAGAGCTTGCTGAGTGCCTTGGTTCGGGCTGACCAGACGCATGGTACCGACGTATCGACCTGATATTTCGTCGCGTACGAGCAAGTGGTAAGACCACTGATCATAGCGATCTTGTTCCAGTTGGTCGGGGTGTTCATCTTCGGGTTCGAATCCAAGGTGCTTACAGTAGACTTGGTAACGTAGTCGGTAGGCTTCTTCCTTTAGACCTCTGGTATCAGCCCTGTGTATCGAGACTGGACGGTTGCCCGCAATGAGAAATTGTGGGTGATTCAATGACTGATAGATCTGATTTTTTTCGTTCACTAAAGGCTCCTTGCGCCATCGTATCAAACGTTATTAACCGGGTGTATTTAAGAGGTTAGTAAGGTAACGCGCGTTTCTAGCTAAAAAAGTACCATAAACGAATTAATATATATAAAACAAAGTGGTAAGGTTTTATAAAGGTAGGAGTATTTGGTCTATATTTGAGTTTTGTGCCAGATTTTGTTGCATATTGGCAACATCGTACCGATTTAGGTCTCGAGTTTTCTGTTATATCTTAAAAACTATAATCAAAACAGGAATATATCATGTTGCAATATAGAAACGTCTAGACCTGTTGTGATTGCACTGGGGATGTTATCTTCATCAACTGATTGTGCCATTAACAATCGGCTCAAATACGGTAAGCTGGTCAACGATTGATGAACCACCCAGGCTGTTGAGGGAAAACAGGTTGGAAAACTGACTTTGTTCACCGTGGAGTGCCATATAGTTCAGTAAAATCGTGTCGACGAGTAAATTCACATTGTTTGCCGTGGGGCTTGATGCGGTCTCGACTGAAGCATCAGGGCGCATATAGCCAATTTGTTGTCGGCGCAGTTGCATGTCTGGGGATCCGCCCAGAGGCACGGGGCGACCGGCAGGGTTGTATACCAGAAAGAAGGATGCCGCCGTTGAGGAATTGTCGCCGGTCCATTCACCTTTGCCCCGGCCGTTCTCTGAGTCGTCAATGCGTCCGTTGCTGGCAACGGAGCCGTCACTGAATACGTAGAGCATGAGTGGCACACCGACCCTTGCGGCATATTCCAGACATGCGCCCATGCAGCGTCCGGCGCGCAAGTCCCGTACTTCGCCGGTGGAGCGGTCTCCGGTATGATAGTCGAAACCGCCCATGGTAATGGTACCTGCACCTGCGAAGCCATTGATTACCAGCTTCATTACCGAGGCGGTTTTACGAAATTCGCCATCACGATCAAACTCGTCCTGGGTAAAAATACCGTTTGCGCCAACAATCTGTGGGTCCAGTGCAGGGTTGAGGGTTGCGGGGTTACCAAAGCGATCTGCGAGGTCCGCGCTTTTCACATAACCACAACGAACCAGATCCTTGATAACTTCATCTGTGCTGATGCCGGTATCAACACGGTTGAGTTTCATATCGCTGATACGCTGGATGGATTCCATGACTGCTACTGCATCGGATTGATCCAGTAAACCGACAAGGTCACCGACATCAACCAGGCCGGTTACGTCGCTGGGGCGATCCACTTTTGTGGGACGTAGTGACGGATCAAGCAACATCGCCGGGCTCATTGAGTTGCCGCCGGAATCGGAGTTTCGCGATCCGATCAGGCCAAGCAGCGAACCTTCGGCACCCGTACGCTGAATACCGTACATTGGGTTGTGTGGGTTATTTCCCGTATCATTTTCTGACCGGGCTGGAATGACCGCGCCATTGATGCCCGCTCGGGTCATTAACGCTGTACGTTCAAGTATTCCCCGCAAGAAAGCACTGTCAGAATGGAAGGCGAGCCCGAGTTCGGCGTTAATGAAATCGCTACCGAACTGACTTGGATTGGTATTATTGGGATTTGCGGTGCTGGGAAGCATATTCCCGGGCACCCCGAGTTTGCTGTAGCCATTGGGCGACAGGAAATCGAGTTGCCCACCGGGTCCACCGACAAGTACATTTGATCCGGCGATGTTTGCGCCGCCGGCCAGATCGAAACAGATGAATGGAATCTTTCCAGCCCCTTGAACACTCAGTCCGCAACCATTTTTTAATGCTTGAAGGTCGGGTGAAAGTGCGGCTCTGGCTATTTCAGGCTGTGCGAACAGGCCAAATATGGATGGGCCTAATACGGTTGCCAGCCCTGCCGTCATGCTTTGCGCAATAAACTCCCGGCGCGTTCTGGGGCGGGGGTGATCCGTATGGAACAACGGTTGATCAGCTGGAATACTGGACTGTTTGGCTCGACGTAAACGCATTTTTACCTCAGTTCACTGAATAAGCATCACAGCACTGCCTAACATTGCTGCGCAAGTTGATTTAACCACCGTTCTCGTTCGTTCGGTACTGCAATTTCCGGGGCATTTAATCAGTCGATCGAGCAGATCGTGCAATTCATTCTGTACGTCTACTGTGCTGGGTTGTGACTGCAATTCTCCGGGCATGACTTTCTCGAGCAGACTGTTTACCACTGTTGTTCTACCCCGTTCATCCAGGGCCACATCGACCGCTTGATTGAAATCAAAACCCGGGAAAAAGCGTGTTCTCAAATCAGAATCCTCGACGAGTGCATCGCAGTAGGCAATGGCGAGCTGGGTAATGGCCATTTGCTGGGATGAGAGAAATCCATCGATATTTTCCTGAGCGGGTAATTGTTCCTGCACGGTGGAAAACGTTGCGGCGACTGCCGGGTGTGTGGTCGGGACACCGGTAATGGTTGCCAGTGAATGGTTGATATCATTGGATGTGCGGATACCGATTGTTGCCTTCGGAGTCGGCGTTTGGGGGGCGTCCGATGGTGGTGCAGGGGGCTCAAGTCGGACGTATTGTTGATCACCATAGCGATCAAAGGTAATGAAAAACTCATCCACCTCTGCGCCGCGATCTACTGGAATAATGGTTCCCAATGAAGACAGGGTTTGACCTCGTTCGGTACTGTATTCGCCGGGGGAGAGTGTTACGTTCAAGTTTGCGAAAGCCTGGCCTACAGTTTGTTCCCGCCCGTTAATACCAATGCGTAAGCCGCTCAACTGAATGTTTTCCGGAATGAAGTCCGGATCCAGACTGATGAAAAAAGGCGAGCTGAACAAGTAACTGAAATTGTCGAATTGGCTAACTTTGAAAACAATATAACTTTCGCTTGGTTGCGTGGATTCTTGATGCAGGTGTGAGCTATTGAATAACAGGTAAAATTGTTGACCAACGCCGGCGTCGAAATTAGTGTTGATTTGCTCTGGTGTCAGGGCGCGGTTATGGATAGCGAGCATTCTGATAGTTCCTTGCCAGGGACGATTGCCAGAAACCTCATTACCAAGCACGAAGGCATAGGTATTATCCCAGTCATTCAGGTTGCCGGGAATGGCTGCATCGGGGTCAGAGACAAGTTCTCCGTTAACATAAATCCGGCGACCGTAAGCGGGTGAATAGGTGGCGACAACATGCTGCAAGGTCGCCTGCAGGGCAGTTGATGCGTCGGGTGTTGTTAGTGCCGGCGCGCCATTGGCATCCGTGTTGGCATGACGCAGAGAAAAGGTGTAGTTTTGCTGCAGCTGACCGAGCGTGAAGTTTCGGGCATTTAACCCCGCTGAGTAACTGACAATGCGCGCCGGTCCTTCTTGCGTTGTAGTTGCTGATGCCAACCAGGTTTCAATCGAATATTCTCCCGTTGCAGTGATGCTGTTTTGTAGTTTTCGACTGGAGAGGGTCGAGCCTTGTGCCTTGCCACCATTCAACGTAATACCCCAGCCCGCTACCCACTCGGTGTCACCACTGAGTGTCAGATTGAGCGCAGGCTCAACCCCGCTGGTATCGAATACGGTTGTACCTTCACCGGTTTTAAACTCGTATAGCGCCACTGCATTTTCCTGATAACGGCCACCGCTCGATGCCAGGATGCCGTGCTCCAGCGTAAGTGCCTTGCTGGTTAGTAGCGTTTGGTCAAAAGTGATTTCCGGCAGGGTCTCACTCAGGTCGGAAATTGCCGCCGTAAGCTGTGCAGCGTTTTGTTCACATTCGCTCCAGCAATTGTGGAATTCATCCCGTAACCGGATAACCACTCTGGAGTTATCTGGAGTGGTTAGGTCTATTTTTGCTTGCGCTTCCGAATAGGCGATATCAATATCCGGGTCCGCAAAAAAAGGTGCTTGGGGAATGGCAGCCGAGCGGCTGTGGCATTGGGCACAGAAATTTTGCAGTATCGGGTAAACCGTCTCGGCAAACCCTTGGTTAGAGTCGCTAAACTGTTTAGCGCTTCCGATCTCAAGTACAGGGGGTGGCGTTAATTCAATAACCGCCTCTTTTCCGACAGACTCAGAAGCCCAAGCCTCGAGATACCGCGACAAGGTATCCGCACAGGCGGCATCGCTGTCCAGCCAGCAGTTGTGACCACCGGCAACCTTGCGAACCAGTATCGAATCAGAGGGGTTGTCCAGATTTGTTACGGCATTGGCTTCTGAATAAGCCTGATTGATATCCGCGCGAGCAACAAAAAGAGGCGCTTGGGTTTCGCTGTGGCATTGGCCGCAACGGTTACTGGGCGCTAGATTGTCCCAGACGAATAATTTAAAGCGTTGTACATCATCCGTCGCCGGTGCTGGCCCGGTGTATTGGTTATTCTGCGGTACCGTGGTGTCCGGGCGTGTTTGGGTATCAGCACCACTGTTCCCGCCACAGCCACCGAGCGAAAGCAGTATTGCCAGTCCCACACAGCACCCAATTCCTGACAGGGCATCAATTGACAGGCTACGAAGCATGTTCAGTCTCCCATACAATAGACTGCAGATTCGGCAAAGACCTGCTTGAGGTTAAAGTTGCTGGCTTTCAGGCTTTCGGTCATTCTCGTGACTTGCAGTTTGTCGGCTTCATTTTCCGGTGCGCGCAAACAGATATTTTGAAACACTTTCTGCACCTGACAACGAGCAAAAGCCTCCGAGTTCGCCAGCTCTTCCCCGAAGGATTTTGCTCCATTTCCATATCCGGGAAGGTTTTCCTGCCACCCTAAAGCACGGTTTTTACCGCTGCGCCAGTAATTGTCCCAGCGATCGTCGTTCGTCACAAAGCCATGGGGAAAGTTAGTGGCATTGATCAGGTTTTTGGGTTCAACTCTACTGTTTGTTTCCGGATCGACAGTCCCGGCCTGATTATAAGTCAGTTGCCCGTTCTGGCCCTCAGGGTCTGCGTCACTGTCATACTCATATTCGTAGTAGGCAAAAGCCTGGGTCATCGGATCCATTGCGTTATGACAAGCGATGCAATTATTCAAAAAGATACGGCTATCGCCACCGGGACTTCGACTCACATCCTGACGGATACGGTCCGGTGGTAGACTGGTGTCTTTTAGTGGTTCAAGATCAGTACACAGGTGGTTCATGAGCGTAAATCGAAACATTGCGCGATTGGTACCACCAATAAAAAAGGCTTTGGCGGCTGCGCGCGTTGTCAGTACGCCGGATGTCGCTTCAGCAGGCAATCCGTTAACTTCAGATTGCCTGCGCTGCACCAGACTGTCCTTCAGAGGCTGGCCCGATTCCGCCAGCTGTTCGTAATGATTATTGTCACTTAGTGAATAGGGGGGAAGAGCGCTCGAATTGCCCAAATAGATAATATCCGCTGATAGCAGCAAGCGAATATCCAGTTCATCACGCACCAGGCCGATAAAGGTTGCACTGTAGTCATTGAGGGGGGCAAAGCGGGTTTGTGCTTCATTGGTCCACGGGGTGGCTAAATCTTTCAG contains these protein-coding regions:
- a CDS encoding cohesin domain-containing protein is translated as MKTVLTTTILMLLTSLVSAAPILNVTSSTDSTTVGSTFNVNLSIENATSDDVYGFLLDVNFDDALVDFVGITFGTDIGGVIPSYADHTDNGNAIFVEEFSFGTAGELDGQADSFTLATLTFEAINVGMSLFNLSNVEFSDGNGFEIVFDTIGNDSITINSNEIPVPATGLLMVVGLAAFAVRKRQ
- a CDS encoding ExeM/NucH family extracellular endonuclease, producing MRGLTPFRKLALSTAISSCLVSGIVSAQIIAEQNFNNLDSTQTQTTDSLTDGNALTNLSAMNLGGPGIGFNTFWYDSRSIGTGPVTVSSDSSDFIGVSSFAGSNSPDVSPSGVAVSTGTEHNFEFNDTDGRIELVFDPVDTAFATGERTLSLDYWINDTGYEADDSLVVSLTDGVNEEVILSLVDTELEASSSADDGTPNWQTLTVNLDQVLAQAELLDLVTLKVSVDTNSSSENIFIDNIKFESTDGPVNAAGTLVINEIDYDQPGTDNAEFIEIKNISNEAIALGAYSLELYNGSNGGLYNTIVLDDAILSAGDYYVVCADASTVDHCDQDVTPDTNLIQNGAPDAIRLVNTTLAETVDQVSYEGSVVDVVEGTGTESFDSNSIPDVGLSRTPDGTDSNDNNADFAFRCSTPGALNSDQSSNCVAPSEVLISAIQGSGIESPLVGETVTVEAIVVGDFQSGGLGSQGDLRGFYLQEESSDWDTDAKTSEGIYVFDGTSPGVDVAVGDKVVVTGTVAEYFGETQINVTSGSVVKQSSGNTVTPTSLLLPATETITNSDGDLIANLEAYEGMLISFPQSLSVTELYQLDRFGELRLAQGGRFFQFTQNSLPSVSGFQTHLEDIARRNVILDDGLSNQNPDPIRYPAPGLTTDNALRMGDTVTGLTGVVRYSRGSGGSGDEGYRIMPTAEPVFVAENARSEAPEVGGTLKVASFNVLNFFNTLDTSAGACYPSFSRGDCRGADNQAEFDRQLEKTVTALSTIGADVYGLLEIENDYTDGPSSAIATLTSALNATETNCSEFGYVDPGARIGSDAIAVGMIYCKDTVELASGSTPSILDDSDLEALGMESRAPLFNGYATNRATLATTFTEKASGESLTIAINHFKSKGDSGLADSETCQNAPGSDLNCDQNDGQGFWNQRRTYAAEALSAWLQTFPTGHSDPDFLVMGDLNGYAMEGPVTALIDRGYTNLVTEFHSAGNAYSYVFDGQAGNLDHGLANASLLTQVNDAQDWHINSDEADGLDYNTDFGRNTSLFDGTVPFRSSDHDPLIIGLNLQSIARGDYDQDGDIDRNDMLLLRQHLNANVEPGHPMDWNDDGRITGLDIRLLILQCSNQHCASSN
- a CDS encoding acyl-homoserine-lactone synthase; translation: MNEKNQIYQSLNHPQFLIAGNRPVSIHRADTRGLKEEAYRLRYQVYCKHLGFEPEDEHPDQLEQDRYDQWSYHLLVRDEISGRYVGTMRLVSPNQGTQQALPLQNFYTEKQLLPAQERPSVWHSGQHIEYSRLAISPETATQYSKTYPIEVARLLYLSASAFFVSQPRLQHAHCFVEGRLARRLNIIGLPLERTAHYVEFKGQRAAYYFSKRNYENWFRGESKELFYALLQLEHWNTNSTRRAA
- a CDS encoding general secretion pathway protein GspF, which encodes MRLRRAKQSSIPADQPLFHTDHPRPRTRREFIAQSMTAGLATVLGPSIFGLFAQPEIARAALSPDLQALKNGCGLSVQGAGKIPFICFDLAGGANIAGSNVLVGGPGGQLDFLSPNGYSKLGVPGNMLPSTANPNNTNPSQFGSDFINAELGLAFHSDSAFLRGILERTALMTRAGINGAVIPARSENDTGNNPHNPMYGIQRTGAEGSLLGLIGSRNSDSGGNSMSPAMLLDPSLRPTKVDRPSDVTGLVDVGDLVGLLDQSDAVAVMESIQRISDMKLNRVDTGISTDEVIKDLVRCGYVKSADLADRFGNPATLNPALDPQIVGANGIFTQDEFDRDGEFRKTASVMKLVINGFAGAGTITMGGFDYHTGDRSTGEVRDLRAGRCMGACLEYAARVGVPLMLYVFSDGSVASNGRIDDSENGRGKGEWTGDNSSTAASFFLVYNPAGRPVPLGGSPDMQLRRQQIGYMRPDASVETASSPTANNVNLLVDTILLNYMALHGEQSQFSNLFSLNSLGGSSIVDQLTVFEPIVNGTIS
- a CDS encoding LamG domain-containing protein encodes the protein MLRSLSIDALSGIGCCVGLAILLSLGGCGGNSGADTQTRPDTTVPQNNQYTGPAPATDDVQRFKLFVWDNLAPSNRCGQCHSETQAPLFVARADINQAYSEANAVTNLDNPSDSILVRKVAGGHNCWLDSDAACADTLSRYLEAWASESVGKEAVIELTPPPVLEIGSAKQFSDSNQGFAETVYPILQNFCAQCHSRSAAIPQAPFFADPDIDIAYSEAQAKIDLTTPDNSRVVIRLRDEFHNCWSECEQNAAQLTAAISDLSETLPEITFDQTLLTSKALTLEHGILASSGGRYQENAVALYEFKTGEGTTVFDTSGVEPALNLTLSGDTEWVAGWGITLNGGKAQGSTLSSRKLQNSITATGEYSIETWLASATTTQEGPARIVSYSAGLNARNFTLGQLQQNYTFSLRHANTDANGAPALTTPDASTALQATLQHVVATYSPAYGRRIYVNGELVSDPDAAIPGNLNDWDNTYAFVLGNEVSGNRPWQGTIRMLAIHNRALTPEQINTNFDAGVGQQFYLLFNSSHLHQESTQPSESYIVFKVSQFDNFSYLFSSPFFISLDPDFIPENIQLSGLRIGINGREQTVGQAFANLNVTLSPGEYSTERGQTLSSLGTIIPVDRGAEVDEFFITFDRYGDQQYVRLEPPAPPSDAPQTPTPKATIGIRTSNDINHSLATITGVPTTHPAVAATFSTVQEQLPAQENIDGFLSSQQMAITQLAIAYCDALVEDSDLRTRFFPGFDFNQAVDVALDERGRTTVVNSLLEKVMPGELQSQPSTVDVQNELHDLLDRLIKCPGNCSTERTRTVVKSTCAAMLGSAVMLIQ